Proteins encoded within one genomic window of Pygocentrus nattereri isolate fPygNat1 chromosome 9, fPygNat1.pri, whole genome shotgun sequence:
- the armc1l gene encoding armadillo repeat containing 1, like isoform X2 produces MEIRQMYARLNPAGQCNAYAGTWRGVQRSSRMMDALSVVSQLRDLASEPQNREIIVRDQGCLPGLVLFLDHKDPQVVFTTLQTLRYLAESTQNINTMKNELGMMVTLEALKENGLNNDITDLAKEVHEVLSNLDTYRTPEQTKRRNKHQFFINSSNKKAKSITLHIQGLDGTDQRGVCEEALLKVKGVISFTFQMALKRCTVRVRADLPTEVSVQFNCSLASAIAATKMLSAQQVVKNESGEEVLIPLSTTDLKVEENSHLPDYLPEDESPEKETDRAVSRTTAKQDSSGSWLNTAASFLTKTFYW; encoded by the exons AGATCCAGTAGGATGATGGATGCACTATCAGTAGTGTCTCAGCTGAGGGACTTGGCGTCGGAACCTCAGAATCGGGAGATCATAGTCCGGGACCAGGGCTGCTTGCCAGGGCTTGTGCTGTTCCTGGACCACAAAGATCCTCAAGTAGTTTTCACCACTCTGCAG ACCCTGAGGTACCTGGCAGAATCAACTCAAAACATTAACACTATGAAGAACGAGCTTGGCATGATGGTGACCCTGGAGGCGCTGAAGGAAAA TGGGCTGAATAATGACATAACAGATCTTGCTAAAGAGGTACATGAAGTGTTGAGCAATCTAGACACATACAGAACTCCAGAGCAGACGAAGAGGAGGAATAAACACCAGTTCTTCATCAATAGCTCCAATAAAAAGGCCAAATCAATCACTCTGCACATACAGGGTTTGGATGGGACA GACCAGCGAGGAGTGTGTGAGGAGGCCCTTTTGAAAGTTAAAGGAGTGATCAGCTTCACATTCCAGATGGCTCTGAAGAGATGCACAGTGCGTGTGCGTGCAGATCTGCCCACTGAGGTTTCTGTTCAGTTCAACTGT AGTCTGGCCTCAGCCATTGCTGCCACTAAAATGCTTTCAGCGCAGCAGGTGGTGAAGAATGAGAGTGGTGAAGAG GTTCTCATCCCTCTCAGCACTACAGACCTAAAGGTAGAGGAGAATTCCCACCTGCCAGACTATCTGCCTGAAGATGAAAGTCCTGAAAAGGAGACGGATCGTGCCGTGTCTCGCACTACCGCCAAACAGGACTCCAGTGGAAGCTGGTTAAACACAGCTGCCAGCTTTCTCACTAAAACGTTCTACTGGTGA
- the armc1l gene encoding armadillo repeat containing 1, like isoform X3: MEIRQMYARLNPAGQCNAYAGTWRGVQRSSRMMDALSVVSQLRDLASEPQNREIIVRDQGCLPGLVLFLDHKDPQVVFTTLQTLRYLAESTQNINTMKNELGMMVTLEALKENSGLNNDITDLAKEVHEVLSNLDTYRTPEQTKRRNKHQFFINSSNKKAKSITLHIQGLDGTDQRGVCEEALLKVKGVISFTFQMALKRCTVRVRADLPTESLASAIAATKMLSAQQVVKNESGEEVLIPLSTTDLKVEENSHLPDYLPEDESPEKETDRAVSRTTAKQDSSGSWLNTAASFLTKTFYW, encoded by the exons AGATCCAGTAGGATGATGGATGCACTATCAGTAGTGTCTCAGCTGAGGGACTTGGCGTCGGAACCTCAGAATCGGGAGATCATAGTCCGGGACCAGGGCTGCTTGCCAGGGCTTGTGCTGTTCCTGGACCACAAAGATCCTCAAGTAGTTTTCACCACTCTGCAG ACCCTGAGGTACCTGGCAGAATCAACTCAAAACATTAACACTATGAAGAACGAGCTTGGCATGATGGTGACCCTGGAGGCGCTGAAGGAAAA CAGTGGGCTGAATAATGACATAACAGATCTTGCTAAAGAGGTACATGAAGTGTTGAGCAATCTAGACACATACAGAACTCCAGAGCAGACGAAGAGGAGGAATAAACACCAGTTCTTCATCAATAGCTCCAATAAAAAGGCCAAATCAATCACTCTGCACATACAGGGTTTGGATGGGACA GACCAGCGAGGAGTGTGTGAGGAGGCCCTTTTGAAAGTTAAAGGAGTGATCAGCTTCACATTCCAGATGGCTCTGAAGAGATGCACAGTGCGTGTGCGTGCAGATCTGCCCACTGAG AGTCTGGCCTCAGCCATTGCTGCCACTAAAATGCTTTCAGCGCAGCAGGTGGTGAAGAATGAGAGTGGTGAAGAG GTTCTCATCCCTCTCAGCACTACAGACCTAAAGGTAGAGGAGAATTCCCACCTGCCAGACTATCTGCCTGAAGATGAAAGTCCTGAAAAGGAGACGGATCGTGCCGTGTCTCGCACTACCGCCAAACAGGACTCCAGTGGAAGCTGGTTAAACACAGCTGCCAGCTTTCTCACTAAAACGTTCTACTGGTGA
- the armc1l gene encoding armadillo repeat containing 1, like isoform X1 has protein sequence MEIRQMYARLNPAGQCNAYAGTWRGVQRSSRMMDALSVVSQLRDLASEPQNREIIVRDQGCLPGLVLFLDHKDPQVVFTTLQTLRYLAESTQNINTMKNELGMMVTLEALKENSGLNNDITDLAKEVHEVLSNLDTYRTPEQTKRRNKHQFFINSSNKKAKSITLHIQGLDGTDQRGVCEEALLKVKGVISFTFQMALKRCTVRVRADLPTEVSVQFNCSLASAIAATKMLSAQQVVKNESGEEVLIPLSTTDLKVEENSHLPDYLPEDESPEKETDRAVSRTTAKQDSSGSWLNTAASFLTKTFYW, from the exons AGATCCAGTAGGATGATGGATGCACTATCAGTAGTGTCTCAGCTGAGGGACTTGGCGTCGGAACCTCAGAATCGGGAGATCATAGTCCGGGACCAGGGCTGCTTGCCAGGGCTTGTGCTGTTCCTGGACCACAAAGATCCTCAAGTAGTTTTCACCACTCTGCAG ACCCTGAGGTACCTGGCAGAATCAACTCAAAACATTAACACTATGAAGAACGAGCTTGGCATGATGGTGACCCTGGAGGCGCTGAAGGAAAA CAGTGGGCTGAATAATGACATAACAGATCTTGCTAAAGAGGTACATGAAGTGTTGAGCAATCTAGACACATACAGAACTCCAGAGCAGACGAAGAGGAGGAATAAACACCAGTTCTTCATCAATAGCTCCAATAAAAAGGCCAAATCAATCACTCTGCACATACAGGGTTTGGATGGGACA GACCAGCGAGGAGTGTGTGAGGAGGCCCTTTTGAAAGTTAAAGGAGTGATCAGCTTCACATTCCAGATGGCTCTGAAGAGATGCACAGTGCGTGTGCGTGCAGATCTGCCCACTGAGGTTTCTGTTCAGTTCAACTGT AGTCTGGCCTCAGCCATTGCTGCCACTAAAATGCTTTCAGCGCAGCAGGTGGTGAAGAATGAGAGTGGTGAAGAG GTTCTCATCCCTCTCAGCACTACAGACCTAAAGGTAGAGGAGAATTCCCACCTGCCAGACTATCTGCCTGAAGATGAAAGTCCTGAAAAGGAGACGGATCGTGCCGTGTCTCGCACTACCGCCAAACAGGACTCCAGTGGAAGCTGGTTAAACACAGCTGCCAGCTTTCTCACTAAAACGTTCTACTGGTGA
- the armc1l gene encoding armadillo repeat containing 1, like isoform X5, producing the protein MMDALSVVSQLRDLASEPQNREIIVRDQGCLPGLVLFLDHKDPQVVFTTLQTLRYLAESTQNINTMKNELGMMVTLEALKENSGLNNDITDLAKEVHEVLSNLDTYRTPEQTKRRNKHQFFINSSNKKAKSITLHIQGLDGTDQRGVCEEALLKVKGVISFTFQMALKRCTVRVRADLPTEVSVQFNCSLASAIAATKMLSAQQVVKNESGEEVLIPLSTTDLKVEENSHLPDYLPEDESPEKETDRAVSRTTAKQDSSGSWLNTAASFLTKTFYW; encoded by the exons ATGATGGATGCACTATCAGTAGTGTCTCAGCTGAGGGACTTGGCGTCGGAACCTCAGAATCGGGAGATCATAGTCCGGGACCAGGGCTGCTTGCCAGGGCTTGTGCTGTTCCTGGACCACAAAGATCCTCAAGTAGTTTTCACCACTCTGCAG ACCCTGAGGTACCTGGCAGAATCAACTCAAAACATTAACACTATGAAGAACGAGCTTGGCATGATGGTGACCCTGGAGGCGCTGAAGGAAAA CAGTGGGCTGAATAATGACATAACAGATCTTGCTAAAGAGGTACATGAAGTGTTGAGCAATCTAGACACATACAGAACTCCAGAGCAGACGAAGAGGAGGAATAAACACCAGTTCTTCATCAATAGCTCCAATAAAAAGGCCAAATCAATCACTCTGCACATACAGGGTTTGGATGGGACA GACCAGCGAGGAGTGTGTGAGGAGGCCCTTTTGAAAGTTAAAGGAGTGATCAGCTTCACATTCCAGATGGCTCTGAAGAGATGCACAGTGCGTGTGCGTGCAGATCTGCCCACTGAGGTTTCTGTTCAGTTCAACTGT AGTCTGGCCTCAGCCATTGCTGCCACTAAAATGCTTTCAGCGCAGCAGGTGGTGAAGAATGAGAGTGGTGAAGAG GTTCTCATCCCTCTCAGCACTACAGACCTAAAGGTAGAGGAGAATTCCCACCTGCCAGACTATCTGCCTGAAGATGAAAGTCCTGAAAAGGAGACGGATCGTGCCGTGTCTCGCACTACCGCCAAACAGGACTCCAGTGGAAGCTGGTTAAACACAGCTGCCAGCTTTCTCACTAAAACGTTCTACTGGTGA
- the armc1l gene encoding armadillo repeat containing 1, like isoform X4, producing MHRYRTCEPMLRSSRMMDALSVVSQLRDLASEPQNREIIVRDQGCLPGLVLFLDHKDPQVVFTTLQTLRYLAESTQNINTMKNELGMMVTLEALKENSGLNNDITDLAKEVHEVLSNLDTYRTPEQTKRRNKHQFFINSSNKKAKSITLHIQGLDGTDQRGVCEEALLKVKGVISFTFQMALKRCTVRVRADLPTEVSVQFNCSLASAIAATKMLSAQQVVKNESGEEVLIPLSTTDLKVEENSHLPDYLPEDESPEKETDRAVSRTTAKQDSSGSWLNTAASFLTKTFYW from the exons ATGCACCGATATAGGACGTGTGAGCCGATGCTA AGATCCAGTAGGATGATGGATGCACTATCAGTAGTGTCTCAGCTGAGGGACTTGGCGTCGGAACCTCAGAATCGGGAGATCATAGTCCGGGACCAGGGCTGCTTGCCAGGGCTTGTGCTGTTCCTGGACCACAAAGATCCTCAAGTAGTTTTCACCACTCTGCAG ACCCTGAGGTACCTGGCAGAATCAACTCAAAACATTAACACTATGAAGAACGAGCTTGGCATGATGGTGACCCTGGAGGCGCTGAAGGAAAA CAGTGGGCTGAATAATGACATAACAGATCTTGCTAAAGAGGTACATGAAGTGTTGAGCAATCTAGACACATACAGAACTCCAGAGCAGACGAAGAGGAGGAATAAACACCAGTTCTTCATCAATAGCTCCAATAAAAAGGCCAAATCAATCACTCTGCACATACAGGGTTTGGATGGGACA GACCAGCGAGGAGTGTGTGAGGAGGCCCTTTTGAAAGTTAAAGGAGTGATCAGCTTCACATTCCAGATGGCTCTGAAGAGATGCACAGTGCGTGTGCGTGCAGATCTGCCCACTGAGGTTTCTGTTCAGTTCAACTGT AGTCTGGCCTCAGCCATTGCTGCCACTAAAATGCTTTCAGCGCAGCAGGTGGTGAAGAATGAGAGTGGTGAAGAG GTTCTCATCCCTCTCAGCACTACAGACCTAAAGGTAGAGGAGAATTCCCACCTGCCAGACTATCTGCCTGAAGATGAAAGTCCTGAAAAGGAGACGGATCGTGCCGTGTCTCGCACTACCGCCAAACAGGACTCCAGTGGAAGCTGGTTAAACACAGCTGCCAGCTTTCTCACTAAAACGTTCTACTGGTGA